One window from the genome of Bacillus tianshenii encodes:
- a CDS encoding long-chain-fatty-acid--CoA ligase — MLDNAIMKHPNREAIVMGSFRQTYQQIGETVHHLAGTLSQHYGIKKGDRVALLLHNCPEFIQFVFACARLGAIVVPLNTRLSEKELSFMLNHSTTKLLVASTDSSETINQLNLENECHFIYLSKQNEKVEEMTLQKLLQLYSTPYELKKVEIFETDPLFIMFTSGTTGTPKGAIGSHAGIIHSAMNYREVLKPQEKTRTLIAVPLFHVTGLIGQMFFMVLIGGTSVLLERFQTEPFIRTMHDEKITFLFNVPTIYIMVMSHPLFQKHTYPSVKVIAYGGAPMSQETIEQLRKAFPGVHLHNAYGATETSSPATIMPVTYDDSKLSSVGQPVPVADMKIVSDDGEELPPNQIGELYIKGPMVVEGYWDNEEANKKAFEDGYWKSGDMALIDDERFVYIMDRKKDMINRAGENIYSVEVENVLYEHEAVLEAAVVGVPDEMFGEQVKAFIVKKPEKKVEIEELKQYVKERIADYKVPKHIEFIDKLPRNPGGKILKARLSRMHQSNYTA, encoded by the coding sequence ATGTTAGATAATGCCATTATGAAACATCCAAACAGAGAAGCCATTGTTATGGGAAGCTTTCGGCAAACCTATCAACAAATAGGAGAAACCGTTCATCACCTCGCTGGTACATTATCACAGCACTATGGCATAAAGAAAGGCGACCGTGTGGCTCTATTGCTGCATAACTGCCCTGAGTTTATTCAATTCGTTTTTGCTTGTGCACGATTAGGAGCGATTGTTGTTCCCCTCAATACACGTTTATCTGAGAAAGAGCTATCTTTTATGCTAAACCATTCCACTACAAAGTTATTAGTAGCAAGCACCGATTCAAGTGAGACAATCAATCAATTAAATTTAGAAAACGAATGTCACTTTATTTATCTCTCAAAGCAAAATGAAAAAGTAGAAGAAATGACGCTTCAAAAACTGCTTCAACTGTACAGCACACCATATGAACTGAAGAAGGTCGAAATATTTGAAACAGACCCGTTATTTATTATGTTTACCTCTGGGACGACTGGCACGCCAAAAGGAGCCATTGGAAGTCATGCGGGTATAATCCACAGTGCAATGAATTATAGGGAAGTGCTTAAACCGCAAGAGAAAACACGTACCCTTATTGCTGTTCCGTTATTCCATGTCACAGGCCTTATCGGTCAAATGTTTTTTATGGTGCTAATCGGCGGCACGTCCGTTTTGCTCGAACGTTTTCAGACAGAACCATTTATTCGTACGATGCACGATGAAAAAATCACCTTTTTATTTAACGTACCAACTATTTATATCATGGTCATGTCTCATCCTCTTTTTCAAAAGCATACCTATCCATCTGTAAAAGTAATTGCTTATGGCGGTGCCCCGATGTCACAAGAAACAATCGAACAGCTTCGAAAAGCATTTCCTGGTGTTCACCTTCACAATGCTTATGGTGCAACTGAAACGTCCTCACCAGCAACGATTATGCCTGTCACATATGATGATTCTAAGTTATCTTCAGTTGGACAGCCGGTACCTGTAGCAGATATGAAGATCGTATCTGACGATGGCGAAGAGCTTCCTCCTAATCAAATTGGTGAACTATACATTAAAGGTCCAATGGTCGTTGAAGGGTACTGGGATAACGAAGAAGCGAATAAGAAAGCGTTTGAAGATGGATATTGGAAATCTGGAGACATGGCACTGATTGACGACGAACGATTTGTCTACATTATGGACCGAAAGAAGGATATGATAAATCGCGCCGGAGAAAATATTTATTCCGTTGAAGTCGAAAATGTACTGTATGAGCATGAGGCTGTATTAGAAGCAGCAGTTGTCGGAGTGCCAGACGAAATGTTTGGTGAACAAGTAAAAGCGTTTATCGTTAAAAAACCAGAGAAGAAAGTAGAAATCGAAGAACTTAAACAATATGTTAAAGAACGAATTGCGGATTATAAAGTGCCAAAGCATATTGAATTTATCGATAAACTTCCACGCAATCCAGGCGGAAAGATTTTAAAAGCGAGATTAAGCAGGATGCATCAGTCAAACTATACGGCTTAG
- a CDS encoding sigma 54-interacting transcriptional regulator yields the protein MRHSLAQPIDTGILEPIGTYFEKSDDYEKMSQMNRLLDSIIDSSYDGIYVADAKGNGLKVNDAYTRITGVKAQELLGKNMKEIVEKGIVSESVTFKVLRERKAVTIVQRVREKEVLVTGNPLFNDNKEITHVITNVRDLSELNRLKLELRESRKYMKQILDEMNEVKRQDRMNMLRDGVIAQSKQTMKAIGLAQKVSQVDSTVLLLGESGVGKEVFANMIHTNSPRTDKPYIKVNCGAIPPQLLESELFGYEKGAFTGADRNGKAGLFEKADGGTIFLDEIGEVPLELQVKLLRVLQEFEVVRVGGSKAKKVDIRVISATNRDLHKMIEAGDFRKDLFYRLNIVPITIPPLRERKADIAPLAYYFLNKVNERYQFEKHFNPEVIYAMEQYKWPGNIREMENLIERIVVTTDHEELQVFDLPETMLPMCKKQQQKEGENASIDLKDKVSEYEKTLIAEQITKHKTTRKAAQALGISQSSLVKKMKRYNL from the coding sequence TTGCGTCATTCCTTAGCACAGCCTATTGATACAGGGATACTTGAACCCATCGGTACATATTTTGAAAAAAGCGATGACTATGAAAAGATGAGTCAAATGAACAGGCTGCTCGATTCAATTATTGACTCTAGTTACGACGGAATCTATGTAGCAGACGCCAAAGGAAACGGGTTAAAAGTGAATGATGCCTATACGCGTATTACAGGGGTAAAAGCGCAAGAGTTGCTCGGGAAAAATATGAAAGAGATTGTTGAGAAAGGGATCGTTTCTGAATCTGTGACATTTAAAGTGTTAAGGGAAAGAAAAGCAGTTACCATTGTGCAACGAGTGAGAGAGAAGGAAGTCCTCGTAACAGGGAATCCGCTTTTTAATGATAATAAGGAAATTACGCATGTGATTACAAACGTACGTGACCTTTCAGAACTAAATCGATTAAAGCTTGAATTAAGAGAATCGAGAAAATATATGAAACAAATTCTTGACGAAATGAATGAAGTTAAGCGCCAAGACCGGATGAATATGCTCCGTGATGGCGTGATTGCACAAAGCAAGCAAACGATGAAGGCAATCGGGCTAGCGCAAAAGGTTTCACAAGTTGATTCAACCGTACTGTTGCTTGGAGAATCTGGTGTTGGAAAAGAAGTGTTTGCAAATATGATTCATACAAACAGTCCTCGTACAGATAAACCATATATAAAAGTAAATTGTGGTGCAATTCCACCACAGCTGCTTGAATCGGAACTGTTTGGGTATGAAAAAGGCGCATTTACAGGCGCTGACCGTAATGGGAAAGCTGGACTTTTTGAAAAGGCTGATGGCGGTACGATCTTTTTAGATGAAATTGGGGAAGTCCCGCTTGAACTGCAAGTGAAGCTTCTTCGTGTACTGCAAGAATTCGAGGTTGTAAGAGTAGGGGGTTCAAAAGCCAAGAAAGTTGATATCCGCGTTATTTCAGCTACAAACCGAGACCTCCATAAAATGATTGAAGCAGGAGATTTCCGAAAGGATTTATTTTACCGCTTAAATATTGTACCGATCACAATTCCTCCGCTGCGCGAACGAAAAGCTGATATTGCACCGCTGGCCTATTATTTTTTGAATAAAGTGAACGAACGATATCAGTTTGAAAAACACTTCAACCCTGAAGTTATTTATGCGATGGAACAATATAAATGGCCCGGAAACATTCGTGAAATGGAAAACTTAATTGAAAGAATAGTCGTAACAACTGATCATGAAGAGCTACAGGTCTTTGATTTACCAGAGACGATGCTGCCTATGTGTAAGAAGCAACAGCAAAAAGAAGGTGAAAATGCGTCTATTGATTTGAAGGATAAAGTTTCAGAATACGAAAAAACCCTTATTGCTGAGCAGATAACAAAACATAAGACAACACGAAAAGCAGCTCAAGCACTTGGAATCAGTCAATCATCACTCGTTAAGAAAATGAAACGATATAATTTGTAG
- a CDS encoding acyl-CoA dehydrogenase family protein gives MFDFKPTEEQQEMIDKANAFMKEYVYPNEKHMVPHRGLPEDILKPLQEKVKEMGLWAGHLPKDVGGMGTGFLTLGLLSEIIGKSPIAPYIFGSMAPDAGNGEILVHAATEEQREKYLVPLANGEVRSCFAMTEPEVSGSDPRLLQATAEEDDDGWVINAHKWFTTGAIGSSFSIVVAVTDPDAEPHKKTSLFIVDHDNPGFEIVREVPVIGDHFAGGHCEVRYTNCRVPKDALLGERGEGFKLAQLRLGPGRITHAMRWLGVCHRSMELMMDYALKRETRGKKLIDFQSIQNFIADSAAEIQAARLMTLHAAWQMDQGEQARKDISLIKFYGANVLHNVIDRAIQVHGALGVTGDTPLEGFYREARTARIYDGPDEVHRYVVARSLKKAFERGEELY, from the coding sequence TTGTTTGATTTTAAGCCGACAGAAGAACAACAAGAAATGATTGATAAAGCGAATGCGTTCATGAAAGAATACGTCTATCCAAATGAAAAACATATGGTCCCGCACCGGGGGCTGCCGGAAGACATTTTGAAGCCACTTCAAGAAAAGGTAAAGGAAATGGGGCTATGGGCAGGGCATCTTCCTAAAGATGTCGGCGGTATGGGAACTGGATTTTTAACGCTTGGTCTTCTTTCTGAAATTATCGGAAAAAGCCCAATTGCGCCATATATATTCGGTTCGATGGCGCCTGATGCTGGTAATGGTGAAATTCTTGTCCATGCTGCAACAGAAGAACAGCGGGAAAAATATTTAGTTCCGCTCGCAAACGGCGAGGTCCGCTCTTGCTTTGCAATGACTGAGCCTGAAGTGTCTGGCTCTGACCCACGCTTACTGCAGGCAACGGCTGAAGAAGATGACGATGGCTGGGTTATCAATGCTCATAAGTGGTTTACAACAGGTGCAATTGGTTCTTCGTTTTCAATTGTAGTCGCTGTAACAGACCCTGATGCAGAGCCGCATAAGAAAACAAGCTTATTTATTGTTGATCATGATAATCCTGGTTTTGAAATTGTAAGAGAAGTACCGGTGATTGGGGATCATTTTGCTGGCGGGCATTGCGAAGTTCGCTATACAAATTGCCGCGTACCAAAAGATGCATTGCTCGGTGAACGGGGTGAAGGGTTCAAACTGGCACAGCTGCGCCTCGGACCTGGAAGAATCACACATGCGATGCGCTGGCTTGGTGTCTGCCACCGCAGTATGGAACTAATGATGGATTACGCCCTTAAGCGTGAGACGAGAGGCAAGAAATTAATTGATTTCCAAAGCATTCAAAACTTCATTGCAGATTCAGCTGCAGAAATCCAAGCTGCACGTTTGATGACCTTGCATGCAGCGTGGCAAATGGACCAAGGAGAGCAGGCTCGTAAAGATATTTCTTTAATCAAATTTTACGGAGCGAATGTTTTGCATAACGTGATCGACCGTGCTATTCAGGTGCATGGCGCATTAGGAGTTACTGGTGACACACCACTAGAAGGCTTTTACCGTGAAGCACGTACCGCTCGGATCTACGACGGCCCTGATGAAGTCCATCGTTATGTAGTAGCCCGGTCATTAAAGAAGGCATTCGAACGAGGAGAGGAATTATATTGA
- a CDS encoding phosphotransferase family protein translates to MSIQLQVKAPSEREIQWELVAKKIADNFPELDARSMKVKQFTAGYSNLTYLLQFPNKEMVLRRPPFGEIPPKAHNMEREYRILEKIHPYFPQAPAPYLYVEDDKLMDKHFYVMEKKEGIVLDDHIPAEATKQGQVGEKASTAMIKTITQLHSIDIKQTGLIELGRPDGYLKRQVEGWIRRYERSKVEEHPYVEQLIPWFLEHLPAESPAPTVVHNDLKLNNMMLHHQDLSDAVAVFDWELCSVGDPLSDLASSVAYWTEQGDKETGLTSVTHHNGFMSRREFVERYANETNRNVDQFDYYLSFAFFKIAVILQQIYYRWKKGEINDDRFSNLNIGISNLIEQSHRAKERQII, encoded by the coding sequence TTGAGTATCCAATTACAAGTGAAAGCACCAAGTGAACGAGAAATCCAATGGGAGCTTGTTGCAAAGAAAATTGCAGATAATTTCCCAGAATTAGATGCACGTTCAATGAAGGTGAAACAATTTACAGCTGGTTATTCGAACTTAACCTACTTGCTTCAATTTCCGAACAAGGAAATGGTGCTTCGCCGCCCGCCATTCGGTGAAATTCCACCGAAAGCCCATAATATGGAGCGTGAATATCGGATATTAGAAAAGATTCACCCTTATTTCCCACAAGCTCCAGCACCTTATTTATATGTAGAAGATGACAAACTGATGGATAAACACTTTTATGTGATGGAGAAGAAAGAAGGCATTGTGCTTGATGATCACATTCCAGCTGAAGCAACAAAGCAAGGGCAAGTCGGTGAAAAAGCTTCAACTGCCATGATTAAAACCATTACGCAGCTGCACAGCATTGATATTAAACAAACAGGATTAATTGAGTTAGGCCGTCCTGATGGTTATTTAAAACGTCAAGTAGAAGGATGGATTCGTCGGTATGAGCGCTCAAAGGTTGAGGAGCATCCATATGTTGAACAACTTATTCCGTGGTTCCTAGAACATCTTCCAGCAGAATCCCCTGCTCCAACTGTTGTTCACAATGATTTGAAGCTAAATAATATGATGCTTCATCACCAAGATCTAAGTGATGCGGTAGCCGTTTTTGATTGGGAATTATGCTCTGTCGGTGATCCATTGTCTGATTTAGCTAGTTCAGTAGCTTATTGGACTGAACAAGGCGACAAAGAGACAGGATTAACTTCTGTCACACACCATAATGGATTCATGTCTAGACGTGAATTTGTCGAGCGTTATGCAAATGAAACGAATCGAAACGTCGATCAATTTGATTACTACTTATCCTTTGCTTTCTTTAAAATTGCCGTTATCCTTCAGCAAATTTACTACCGCTGGAAAAAAGGCGAAATTAACGATGACCGCTTTTCTAATTTAAATATTGGAATATCGAATTTGATCGAACAATCGCACCGAGCAAAGGAAAGACAAATAATATGA